The genomic DNA TTGAGTTCTTTTAACGTGTTTTCTGCTTCGTCTTCTGCCTGCTGATAAACATCTGCCAGTTTTTTGAGCTGTTCCGGATCTATTTTGATCTCGCTCATTCTAATTCCTTCACTTTCTGAGCAAGGTTGGAAATTTCTTTTTTGATCTCACTGATCAACTCTTTATGAATATCATATACATTGTTTTCAATCATTTTCAACTCGTCTACGAGGGAATCATAAGCTGATCGTGTTTCCCCTGTCCAATCACTAGCGTAGGATTGGTGACCGTATCTGGTATAGCCTACACTTTCATCAAACGCAGAGATTACCTTTTGCAGTTTTACCAGATGGTTTATAAGAGCAGTCATTTCAGTTGCATACTTTGCTTTCTTCGCCGTATTAATGACATCTAATATAGCAATCTCCTCCCTTTTACAGTATTCTTCCAATTCTATTCTACTGGAAAATCACTACCATCTGAATGGTTCATATGAACCAAATGTAATAGCTATAACTATGTGAAGAACTCACTAAAATGTTGCCCTTATCAGCGTTCAACGAGGTAAGGTCAAATGGACCATTTTGTACCATCTGTGTATTTAGAAGGAATATACTATCCCCTCTAAATATCAGACTAACCTCGATTCCTGCTGTCGAATTCAATTGAATCCCACCGAAAATTCAGTTTTTATTTTCCATAAAAGGTTTTATTCTGGTAATATTAGGTGTGAAACGAAGGAGTAGGGTGAACCGGTTCAGCCCTCCCTATTGTGAAAGTAGTAGACAACAAGATGATTCTTGAGGATTTACATATATTTTTGAAAGCTTAGGAGGAAGTGCGATGGCTCGGCGCAGACGATTGAATCGAAGGGGGAAGATCGCGGTGGGGATTTTGGTTGCCATGACTGCGGCTCTGTTCTTCTTCCTCGGGGGAAATGATAAGGATGAACAACGGAAGCCTGTGAAGTTGGCTTCCGCCGGGGTAGTGAAAGAGACCCCAACCGTTAAGAAAAGTGATCTTTACCTGACTTTTGACGACGGTCCGTCAAAGGAGTCGGGGCGTCTTCTTGACCTACTGAATGAATTTAATATGAAAGCCACCTTCTTCATGCTCGGGCCGCATATGGAGAATGATTCCGATGTGGTCAAGCGGATGAAGGAGGAGGGATTCGGTCTTGCCCTCCACGGGACCTCCCATCAAACGGAGGACATCTACAGCGGACCTTTGGCGCCGCTTCATGAAATGGAGGATGCTCAAGCCATTCTTGAAGAACAGACCGGGATGAGGTCCTCGCTCATCCGTCTGCCCTACGGGAGCGTTCCTTACCTGACGGTGGAAATGCGCGGGAATCTTGCTCAAAAAGGGTTCCGTATATGGGACTGGGACATCGACAGCCGTGACTGGGAGCTGAAGGATGAGCGTTTTATCCAGCACACTATAGAAAGGATCGAGCATATGATCGATGCAGGGGAATCGCCCGTCGTCCTCCTCCATGACCGACCCGAGCTCATCGACTACCTACCTGAGCTCCTCCGTTTCATTGAAACCAAGGGATACAAGACGGGCGTGTTGACCGACGAGATGCAGCCGGTGACGTTTCATTGTGAGGGACGATGCCATTCCTTTGTGGCGAAAGAAGGGTAAATCGAAAGAACCGAATGGAGGCAGTCCGTTCGGTTCTTTTCATTTGTAGAAAGATGCTTGCGAGGTTGTTTATTTCCGGGCTTTTTTCCCTTTATAGAATACAGTCCCTTGGCTGAATACACGCAAAGGAATGATGGCTACCCATGATCACCTTACTTTCGACCACTTACATTGTACAATCCGGAGACACATTGTATAGCATCGCACGGCGCTTTGATGTGACCGTAGCACAACTGAAGATATGGAACGGACTGCCGTCAGATACCATCCAAGTCGGACAGGTCCTCGTTGTCAGCGCCACTCCGGAATCGGACCGTCCCCTTACGACTTACACGGTCAAGGCCGGAGACACGCTCTACA from Rossellomorea marisflavi includes the following:
- a CDS encoding polysaccharide deacetylase family protein — encoded protein: MARRRRLNRRGKIAVGILVAMTAALFFFLGGNDKDEQRKPVKLASAGVVKETPTVKKSDLYLTFDDGPSKESGRLLDLLNEFNMKATFFMLGPHMENDSDVVKRMKEEGFGLALHGTSHQTEDIYSGPLAPLHEMEDAQAILEEQTGMRSSLIRLPYGSVPYLTVEMRGNLAQKGFRIWDWDIDSRDWELKDERFIQHTIERIEHMIDAGESPVVLLHDRPELIDYLPELLRFIETKGYKTGVLTDEMQPVTFHCEGRCHSFVAKEG